One stretch of Chryseobacterium indologenes DNA includes these proteins:
- a CDS encoding T9SS type A sorting domain-containing protein produces MKKTLLVLSIALANFAWAQFSSGTVNLPVTGMTVKLDTTPTGVTLTLTGDSNSMLGIGFGTTGMASGSDGFIYNASANRDYTFIGKTTPNADPSQDWTETSNTVSGSTRTIVATRSLSGGAGDFAIPNATGTINIFYARKNGNTLGYHDVGRDYATLTMASSTLSTNEVVASEKNKFSLYPNPARATVSFRNADRINSLNLYDATGRKVKSVRSNGENINVESLKPGTYYFEIKLKDGTLSYEKLIKE; encoded by the coding sequence ATGAAAAAAACTTTACTTGTATTAAGTATAGCCCTTGCCAACTTTGCATGGGCACAGTTTTCGTCAGGAACGGTAAACCTTCCGGTTACGGGTATGACGGTGAAATTAGACACAACCCCTACAGGGGTAACCCTTACCTTAACAGGAGATAGTAATTCCATGTTAGGGATCGGATTTGGAACAACGGGGATGGCCTCAGGATCTGATGGATTTATTTATAACGCTTCTGCCAACAGAGATTATACATTTATAGGAAAGACGACACCTAATGCAGATCCCAGTCAGGATTGGACAGAAACATCCAATACAGTATCGGGAAGTACAAGAACTATTGTGGCAACAAGAAGCCTTTCCGGAGGAGCCGGTGATTTTGCCATTCCGAATGCAACAGGAACCATTAATATCTTTTATGCCCGTAAGAACGGTAATACTTTAGGGTATCATGATGTCGGAAGGGATTATGCTACTTTAACGATGGCTTCCAGTACTTTATCAACAAATGAAGTTGTTGCTTCTGAAAAAAATAAATTTTCCCTTTATCCTAATCCAGCCAGGGCCACTGTGAGTTTCAGAAATGCTGATAGAATCAATTCTCTTAACCTCTATGATGCAACAGGCAGAAAAGTGAAATCTGTAAGATCGAATGGAGAAAATATAAATGTTGAAAGCCTTAAGCCGGGAACTTATTATTTTGAAATCAAATTAAAAGATGGAACACTGTCCTATGAAAAGTTAATCAAAGAATAA
- a CDS encoding GNAT family N-acetyltransferase, producing MEFKTLANVDVEELLAVFNHSFSDYVVPFHLTKEVLVSKIATEKLDMNVSAGAFEDGRLISFILQAEKVENGKKIIYNGGTGVVPERRGKGLVRKMYDFIIPILKERNADVLLLEVIEGNEAAIRAYENLGFTKVRRLVCFKGNINTGFPKTNATIKELKELQWEKLQSFWDIEPSWQGAVFVLNPMPENFKALGAYVDENLVGYLIYNPISGKVHQIAVHKDYRNGGIGAGLFAAIADGQPIAINNVDEASQETAAFLDKKIGLQNWLSQFEMKRRI from the coding sequence ATGGAGTTTAAAACCTTAGCCAATGTAGATGTAGAAGAGCTTTTAGCTGTATTTAATCATTCTTTTTCCGATTATGTTGTTCCTTTTCATTTGACTAAAGAAGTGCTTGTTTCTAAAATTGCTACTGAAAAATTAGATATGAATGTATCAGCAGGAGCTTTTGAAGATGGAAGATTAATAAGCTTTATTCTTCAGGCTGAAAAAGTGGAAAACGGAAAGAAGATTATTTATAATGGAGGAACAGGAGTTGTGCCGGAAAGGAGAGGGAAGGGATTAGTAAGAAAAATGTATGATTTTATTATTCCTATTTTAAAAGAAAGAAACGCAGATGTATTGTTGCTGGAAGTGATTGAAGGAAATGAGGCCGCCATCAGAGCGTATGAAAACTTAGGATTTACAAAGGTCAGGAGATTAGTTTGTTTTAAAGGGAATATCAATACGGGATTTCCGAAAACTAATGCCACGATCAAAGAACTGAAGGAGCTTCAATGGGAAAAACTTCAGTCTTTCTGGGATATAGAGCCTTCATGGCAAGGAGCTGTTTTTGTACTGAATCCAATGCCGGAAAACTTTAAAGCTTTAGGGGCTTATGTTGACGAAAATCTGGTTGGCTATCTCATTTACAATCCTATATCTGGAAAAGTACATCAGATTGCAGTTCATAAAGACTATAGAAATGGAGGAATAGGTGCCGGACTTTTTGCAGCTATAGCTGATGGACAGCCAATTGCTATTAATAATGTAGATGAAGCTTCTCAGGAAACAGCTGCATTTCTTGATAAAAAAATAGGCCTCCAAAACTGGCTTTCACAGTTTGAAATGAAACGCAGGATTTAA
- a CDS encoding Crp/Fnr family transcriptional regulator produces the protein MDNQFIIQKFGFLGNDFLDEFQKHAVLADIKSKTEIVREGQKNKYVPFLIKGSIKVFTLNDGRELIYYYIKESDSCLMTFSSIFTDYISRVYAVAEEDSEALLVPVSIMHDWLLKFPEINKLFYREYDRRFSEVMSMVNDAVFHRLDKRVLNYIKQQISATGNNPIKITHREIANNLGTSREVVSRVLKKIESDGDILLTKEGIKVAVNENVRLI, from the coding sequence ATGGACAATCAATTTATTATTCAGAAATTCGGATTTTTGGGAAACGATTTTCTGGATGAATTTCAGAAGCATGCTGTTTTGGCAGATATAAAATCAAAGACTGAAATTGTGAGAGAAGGGCAGAAAAATAAGTATGTCCCCTTTTTGATCAAGGGATCCATCAAAGTTTTTACCCTCAATGATGGAAGGGAGCTGATCTATTATTATATTAAAGAAAGTGATAGTTGTCTGATGACTTTTTCATCTATTTTTACAGATTACATAAGCAGGGTATATGCGGTAGCAGAGGAAGACTCTGAAGCATTGTTGGTTCCTGTTTCTATTATGCATGATTGGCTCTTGAAGTTTCCGGAGATTAATAAATTATTTTACCGGGAATATGACAGACGCTTTTCAGAGGTCATGAGCATGGTAAATGATGCTGTTTTTCATCGTCTGGATAAAAGAGTTCTCAATTATATTAAACAGCAGATTTCAGCTACCGGAAATAATCCTATAAAAATTACCCATAGGGAAATTGCCAATAATCTGGGAACTTCAAGAGAAGTGGTAAGCAGGGTTTTAAAAAAAATTGAAAGTGATGGAGATATTCTTCTAACCAAAGAAGGAATAAAAGTTGCTGTAAATGAAAATGTTAGATTAATCTAA
- a CDS encoding cytidine deaminase family protein, whose protein sequence is MRKDLKEIASQFAKSKTLNDFIEYGGVAAAIETAAGNVYTGISIDTACSMGFCAEHSAVAEMLKNGEYHIKAVVAVGNDGNAVPPCGRCRELISQLSKDNLNAIIEVKNGVFVSLKELMPYDWKEDLDTDW, encoded by the coding sequence ATGAGAAAAGACTTAAAGGAGATCGCCAGTCAGTTTGCAAAATCAAAAACGTTGAATGATTTTATAGAATATGGCGGAGTTGCTGCTGCTATAGAAACGGCAGCTGGGAATGTGTATACAGGAATCAGTATTGATACTGCATGCTCTATGGGGTTTTGTGCTGAACATAGCGCTGTAGCAGAAATGTTGAAGAATGGAGAGTATCATATCAAAGCAGTAGTGGCGGTAGGAAATGATGGAAATGCAGTTCCTCCCTGTGGACGGTGCAGAGAATTGATAAGCCAGTTGTCCAAGGATAATCTTAACGCTATTATCGAAGTGAAAAACGGAGTTTTTGTATCCTTAAAAGAATTAATGCCTTACGACTGGAAAGAAGACCTTGATACGGACTGGTAA
- a CDS encoding TonB-dependent receptor yields the protein MKKYICIAAILGCAMAHAQQGQEGTIDEVNILGRKKIKQERAEFKRHGQSVETLSEEDLNRNNPAAIDQTLSTMPGLQVDKRTNFGGQRLVLRGYGNDQKFNNWGVKAYWNNMPLTNAEGVTVLDDVDFAYVTNVEVIKGPAATMYGGGVGGAVRFYTRPDFTKGASVSENAMFGAFKTFQSRTQLNVADENYSVSAAYGHLETDGYRPNGGGLKNFFNVNGTVKLGKKDQLSFFASQAYSYEHTSGQISYDDYYAGIDNGNAAYIRKNSGTKIKSTRVGLSNMVSLTSNLRNYTTLFYYNANTESVSAGAYGVTSSPNVGLRSTFTLKNDFKDFENRLDFGLEVQNSVSTTSSYRFTGSVTDPLQTTGMANATYFKYNSNQSTYFVIDYLTYKPWGLTLLAGLSANRTNYDRKDLYALPGLIPGHTDQSFEKQFKTAYTPHFALQKEWNHQIFNLSYSEGYNSPTAASSYITGTNTVNDDLKPERAKMIDFSIHGLLMNTKLDYRISAFRIDYTDKLTQLRIPNDPKNQTYWANTGSQKNTGLEFSIGYQYRSENSFIERVVPFVNLSYYDAKYKSFTTIVGGKEDSYDHKNVVGVPRNKYALGLDIYTKPGFYLLNTFNYLGQVYTDFKNDKPPVKGFGLLNAKLGYKKTFGKFDVDLYVMGNNLTNQINYTFLFLGNNINDSDKGSNYSVPTDLNPGPNTSYFFYGVNLKYRF from the coding sequence ATGAAAAAATATATATGCATAGCCGCAATATTGGGTTGCGCTATGGCTCATGCTCAACAGGGGCAGGAAGGTACAATTGATGAGGTTAACATCCTCGGCAGAAAAAAAATAAAACAGGAACGCGCAGAATTTAAAAGACACGGACAATCTGTAGAAACGCTTTCAGAAGAAGACCTAAACAGGAATAATCCTGCTGCCATTGACCAAACATTGTCCACAATGCCAGGGCTTCAGGTAGACAAACGAACCAATTTCGGTGGACAAAGACTTGTTCTTCGTGGGTATGGAAACGATCAGAAATTCAATAACTGGGGAGTGAAAGCTTATTGGAACAATATGCCATTAACCAACGCTGAAGGGGTAACTGTTCTGGATGATGTTGATTTTGCCTATGTAACCAATGTTGAAGTAATTAAAGGTCCTGCAGCAACCATGTATGGTGGCGGAGTTGGTGGAGCCGTCCGTTTTTATACCCGTCCTGATTTTACAAAAGGGGCATCGGTTTCAGAAAATGCAATGTTCGGAGCTTTTAAAACATTCCAGTCGAGAACACAATTGAATGTTGCTGATGAAAATTATTCTGTAAGTGCAGCATACGGACATCTTGAAACGGATGGATACAGACCTAATGGTGGTGGATTGAAGAATTTCTTTAATGTGAATGGTACTGTAAAGCTGGGTAAAAAAGATCAGTTAAGTTTCTTTGCAAGTCAGGCTTATTCCTATGAGCATACTTCAGGACAAATTTCTTACGATGATTATTATGCAGGAATAGATAATGGGAATGCGGCCTATATTCGTAAAAATTCCGGAACAAAAATAAAATCAACAAGAGTAGGATTAAGCAATATGGTAAGCCTGACTTCTAATTTGAGAAACTATACCACTTTATTTTATTATAATGCAAATACGGAAAGTGTTTCAGCGGGAGCCTATGGAGTTACAAGTTCACCAAATGTAGGTTTACGTTCCACGTTTACATTAAAGAATGATTTTAAAGATTTTGAAAACCGTTTGGATTTCGGTTTAGAGGTCCAGAATTCAGTTTCCACCACATCAAGCTATCGTTTTACAGGTTCAGTAACAGATCCTTTACAGACAACAGGGATGGCGAATGCAACATATTTTAAATACAACAGCAATCAATCCACTTACTTTGTAATAGACTACCTTACCTATAAGCCTTGGGGACTTACGTTATTAGCTGGTTTAAGCGCTAATAGAACAAATTATGACAGAAAAGATCTTTATGCATTGCCGGGATTAATACCTGGACATACAGATCAGTCATTTGAAAAGCAATTTAAAACAGCTTATACCCCACATTTTGCATTACAAAAAGAATGGAATCATCAGATCTTTAATCTAAGCTATAGTGAAGGATATAATTCTCCTACAGCAGCTTCATCATACATTACCGGTACCAATACTGTGAATGATGATTTAAAACCTGAGCGCGCAAAAATGATAGATTTCAGTATACATGGGCTTTTAATGAACACGAAACTAGACTATCGTATTTCAGCATTTAGAATAGATTATACAGATAAGCTTACGCAATTAAGAATTCCCAATGATCCTAAGAACCAAACTTATTGGGCGAATACCGGAAGTCAGAAAAATACCGGGCTGGAATTTAGCATCGGATATCAATACAGATCTGAGAATTCATTCATTGAAAGAGTGGTTCCGTTTGTAAACCTTTCTTATTATGATGCAAAATATAAATCTTTCACGACTATAGTAGGAGGGAAAGAAGATTCATACGATCATAAAAATGTAGTTGGGGTTCCAAGAAATAAATATGCATTAGGTTTAGATATCTATACAAAGCCAGGTTTTTATCTCTTAAATACCTTTAATTATTTGGGACAAGTTTATACTGATTTTAAAAATGACAAGCCACCGGTAAAAGGTTTTGGGTTACTGAATGCAAAATTGGGATATAAAAAGACCTTTGGGAAGTTTGATGTAGACCTTTATGTAATGGGTAATAACCTTACCAACCAGATTAATTATACGTTCTTATTCCTTGGAAATAATATCAATGATTCAGATAAAGGAAGTAATTATTCAGTTCCTACCGATTTAAATCCGGGACCTAATACATCTTATTTCTTTTATGGTGTTAACCTGAAATACAGATTCTGA
- a CDS encoding GrpB family protein: MKVTFEKYNPFWKNQFESIKNELEESIGFLNPKIEHIGSTSVEGLSAKPIIDIMIGVKDESELDKVPPLLQRKDYIYYQKYNEVMPYRRFFIKLTDKPQNLGFPETIHKDDEIPEELHNHNLRLAHIHTIPVSSEHWLRHIAFRDYLSVHSEVREEYQQLKEKLSTMEWFDGNDYNEEKDPFIKREEKNAVQWYLKNQKP, translated from the coding sequence ATGAAAGTTACTTTTGAAAAATACAATCCATTCTGGAAAAATCAGTTTGAATCTATTAAAAATGAGTTGGAAGAAAGTATAGGCTTTTTAAATCCAAAAATAGAGCATATTGGAAGTACCTCTGTAGAAGGATTGTCAGCAAAACCTATTATAGACATTATGATTGGAGTAAAAGATGAATCAGAACTCGATAAAGTTCCTCCTTTGCTACAGAGAAAAGATTATATCTACTATCAAAAATATAATGAAGTAATGCCTTATCGCCGGTTTTTCATTAAACTAACAGATAAACCTCAGAACTTAGGCTTTCCGGAAACCATTCATAAAGATGATGAAATTCCTGAAGAACTTCACAATCATAATCTTCGCTTAGCTCATATTCATACTATTCCTGTTTCATCAGAACATTGGCTTCGTCACATTGCATTTCGCGACTATCTTAGCGTCCATTCTGAAGTAAGAGAGGAATATCAACAATTAAAAGAAAAATTAAGTACAATGGAATGGTTTGACGGCAATGATTATAATGAAGAAAAAGATCCGTTTATAAAAAGAGAAGAAAAGAATGCTGTTCAATGGTATTTAAAGAATCAAAAACCTTAA
- a CDS encoding DUF5777 family beta-barrel protein: protein MTKALLFLSVLSSVFAFAQEDLLKDIDTVKTNTETSQPAFKALQIVTGQSTKLAAKKEWYIVVAHRFGDVSAGFKDFFGLDNASTKLGVIYGITDNISVSLSRETNMKTFEGGIKYKLVRQNENFPVDIVGYHVMGANTSLDKDTYTHLRFSDRLSYLTQALISRRFSDELSLQFTPSYVHKNLYEPTIEDKNQFLAGLGGRYKISKRVSVNAEYFVNFDNHSFYKNPLSLGVDIETGGHIFQLLFTNSQINSDIGYLTNASGNWGKGHIFFGFNLYRVF, encoded by the coding sequence ATGACAAAAGCTCTCTTATTTTTGTCGGTACTTTCATCCGTTTTTGCCTTTGCACAAGAAGATCTGCTGAAAGATATCGATACTGTAAAAACCAATACAGAAACCTCACAGCCTGCATTTAAAGCCTTGCAGATTGTAACCGGACAGTCTACCAAGCTCGCCGCCAAAAAAGAATGGTATATCGTGGTGGCACACCGATTTGGTGACGTAAGTGCCGGGTTTAAAGATTTCTTCGGACTGGATAATGCTTCCACAAAGTTGGGCGTGATCTATGGGATTACAGATAATATTTCCGTAAGCCTGTCCAGGGAAACGAATATGAAAACCTTTGAAGGTGGCATAAAGTATAAATTGGTAAGACAAAATGAGAACTTTCCGGTAGACATTGTAGGCTATCATGTAATGGGAGCCAATACCTCTCTTGATAAAGATACATATACACATCTTAGATTTAGCGACAGACTGTCTTATCTTACCCAGGCTCTGATCTCCAGAAGATTTAGTGATGAACTTTCATTACAGTTTACACCTTCATACGTACATAAAAATCTTTACGAGCCAACGATTGAGGATAAAAACCAGTTTCTGGCAGGTTTGGGAGGGCGCTATAAAATTTCAAAAAGAGTTTCTGTAAATGCAGAATATTTTGTGAATTTCGACAATCACAGTTTTTATAAAAATCCACTGTCTTTAGGGGTAGATATAGAAACCGGAGGGCATATTTTCCAGCTTTTATTTACGAATTCCCAGATCAATTCAGATATTGGATATCTTACGAATGCATCCGGAAACTGGGGGAAAGGACATATTTTCTTTGGGTTTAATCTTTACAGAGTTTTTTAA
- a CDS encoding ankyrin repeat domain-containing protein encodes MKSLILTISLFLGSILLAQEKTKSIFDIARTGTVAEVKDLMKQTPDIINQTNENGFSPLILACYRGNVKVAEFLIDHVKDINYKSKEGTALAGLSVKYNKKLVEDLLKKNADPNIADDTGATPLFWAVKFGNKELIELLLQYKADKSIKDSMGMTPFEYALQTHKEDIINLLKK; translated from the coding sequence ATGAAAAGTCTGATTCTAACCATAAGCCTCTTTCTGGGATCTATATTGCTGGCACAGGAAAAAACAAAATCAATATTTGATATTGCCAGAACCGGAACAGTAGCGGAAGTAAAAGATCTGATGAAACAGACTCCTGATATCATCAATCAAACCAATGAAAATGGCTTCTCACCTCTTATTTTAGCTTGCTACAGAGGAAATGTAAAAGTAGCTGAATTTTTAATAGACCATGTAAAAGATATAAACTATAAAAGCAAAGAAGGAACAGCACTGGCAGGTCTTTCTGTGAAATACAACAAAAAATTAGTTGAAGATTTATTGAAGAAAAATGCAGACCCTAATATTGCAGATGATACAGGGGCTACACCGTTATTTTGGGCTGTCAAATTTGGAAATAAAGAACTCATTGAACTTCTGCTTCAATATAAAGCTGATAAATCAATAAAAGATTCAATGGGAATGACTCCTTTTGAATATGCCTTACAAACTCATAAAGAAGATATTATTAATCTCTTAAAAAAATGA
- a CDS encoding ectonucleotide pyrophosphatase/phosphodiesterase, whose protein sequence is MKRGISFLLLLLSLTVFAQQGTVDTAQVVVPGRQNSIEARSKPYVIMISTDGFRYDYAKKYNAENLLKLSENGVKAEAMIPSYPSITFPNHWSLITGLYPSHHGLIDNFFYDYQRKESYAMSNKKNAEDGSWYGGTPLWSLAEKQGMISASLMWVGSASNAGGMRPTYYYPYHEKFTPSEKVEKVVNWLKLSEDKRPHFISLYFPEVDGSGHHFGPDTQETETAVHLVDKAIGDLVQKVGDLGLKNVNFVFVSDHGMIKVDGGTPLEIPALLFDKSRFDFYNSQTLLRVYVKNPDEIKAVYKELKDHKTDDYEVYLDKRLPKYLHFATKDDQYNRIGQILLLPKAPKIFLEKGKKTSVGKHGYNPRTVPEMKATFYAWGPEFKNNLEIDEFANINVYPLVAEVLGLKIDQPIDGKLKVLGKILKEKK, encoded by the coding sequence ATGAAGCGAGGAATATCTTTTTTACTGCTGTTGCTTTCCTTAACGGTTTTTGCCCAGCAAGGAACTGTAGACACAGCTCAGGTAGTGGTGCCAGGCCGTCAGAATAGTATTGAGGCTCGGTCAAAACCTTATGTTATCATGATCTCCACAGATGGTTTTCGATATGATTATGCTAAAAAATACAATGCTGAAAATCTCCTGAAACTTTCTGAAAATGGAGTGAAAGCAGAAGCGATGATTCCAAGCTATCCAAGTATTACTTTTCCTAATCACTGGAGTCTTATTACCGGACTCTATCCCTCTCATCACGGTTTGATTGATAATTTTTTCTATGATTATCAGAGAAAAGAATCCTATGCGATGAGTAATAAAAAAAATGCAGAAGATGGAAGCTGGTATGGTGGAACTCCTCTTTGGAGTTTAGCTGAAAAACAAGGAATGATATCGGCATCTTTAATGTGGGTAGGGTCTGCCAGTAATGCTGGCGGAATGAGACCTACATATTACTATCCTTATCATGAAAAATTTACTCCATCCGAGAAAGTAGAAAAAGTAGTGAACTGGCTGAAACTTTCTGAAGATAAAAGACCTCATTTTATATCCTTGTACTTCCCTGAAGTAGATGGGAGCGGACATCACTTTGGTCCGGATACCCAAGAAACAGAAACTGCAGTGCATCTGGTTGATAAAGCAATTGGAGACCTTGTTCAGAAAGTCGGTGATTTAGGCTTGAAAAATGTCAATTTTGTTTTTGTGTCCGACCATGGAATGATTAAAGTGGATGGAGGAACTCCATTGGAAATTCCTGCTCTTCTTTTTGATAAAAGCAGATTTGACTTTTACAATTCCCAAACCCTTTTAAGAGTATATGTTAAGAATCCGGATGAGATAAAAGCTGTTTATAAAGAATTAAAAGATCACAAAACAGATGATTATGAAGTTTATTTGGATAAAAGATTGCCAAAATATCTCCACTTTGCCACAAAAGATGATCAATATAACAGAATAGGACAAATTCTTCTCCTTCCAAAAGCTCCAAAAATATTTTTGGAAAAAGGAAAGAAAACTTCCGTAGGGAAACATGGCTATAATCCAAGAACAGTTCCTGAAATGAAGGCAACCTTCTACGCATGGGGGCCGGAATTCAAAAATAATCTGGAAATTGACGAATTTGCCAATATTAATGTTTATCCTTTGGTGGCTGAGGTTTTAGGATTGAAAATTGACCAACCGATTGATGGAAAGCTGAAGGTTTTAGGAAAAATATTAAAAGAAAAAAAATGA
- a CDS encoding YceI family protein codes for MKKLTLLSVFLLYAGYASAQKYSSRTGKLTFEASVPLFDDIYAQDDNNLVILNADTGEMASVSVVKNFNFKTKLMEEHFNESYAESAKYPKTTFKGKIISFDKSKLTANPQKYTIQGTLNFHGVDKAIASTASMYTKDGKIYMQGSFVAKPADYKVAIPKMVTKKIAENVNVEYTYILIK; via the coding sequence ATGAAAAAACTAACACTTTTGAGCGTATTTCTGCTTTATGCCGGGTACGCCTCAGCCCAGAAATACAGTTCCAGAACCGGTAAACTAACATTTGAAGCGTCAGTACCTCTTTTTGATGATATTTATGCTCAGGATGACAATAATCTGGTTATCCTAAATGCCGATACCGGAGAGATGGCATCCGTTTCTGTTGTTAAAAACTTCAACTTTAAAACCAAATTAATGGAAGAGCACTTCAATGAAAGCTATGCTGAGTCTGCGAAATATCCTAAAACAACATTTAAAGGAAAAATTATAAGCTTTGACAAGTCGAAATTAACAGCCAATCCGCAGAAATATACAATTCAGGGAACCTTAAACTTTCATGGAGTGGATAAAGCTATAGCCTCAACAGCTTCAATGTATACAAAGGATGGTAAAATTTACATGCAGGGAAGCTTTGTGGCAAAACCGGCAGATTATAAAGTAGCAATACCTAAGATGGTTACTAAAAAAATTGCTGAAAATGTAAATGTTGAATATACCTATATCCTGATAAAATGA